AGAGCACGATCGACGTGGACACCCAGCCCTCCGCCCTCGACTCCGACGGTGACGGCCTGCGCGACTCGTGGGAGGCCAACGGCATGACGCTTGCCGACGGCACCACGCTGCCCATCCACAAGTGGGGTGCCGACGAGGGCAAACCGGACCTCTTCCTCCAGCTGAACTGGATGAAATCCGAGTGGGAGACGCTCGGCTGCGAGCGCACGAAACGTTTCGACGCCACTGTGGAGGACTTCACCAAATTTGCCGAATGCGCCCGCGCGAACGTGAAGGATTACACGCCGTCGCCTGAGATTTTGAAGGACCTCGAGGACCGTTTTGAAACAAAGGGCGTCAACCTGCACATCGATGCGGGACGGTCGTATGTGAGTTCGTCGATGAGCTCCCTTGCGGCACAAGACCGTAAGGGCGGCAAAACCGAGGACTACCGCGCTGAGTACTTGCCGGAGCTCGACGGCTTGGACGATCTGCAGTATTCGCTGCGCGCCCAGGAACTGCTCGAGCCGAAGCGCGACCAACTGCTGGGCGAGCGCAAATCCGCCTTCCGCGTCGGTGTGATCGGAGACCGCATCACGGCGGACGATCCATCAACCGGCATCGCGCTGGTCAACGACTCGATCTTCTTCGTGGCCAACCACGCCGGAATGACCACCCAAGAGCAGCTGCGCAACACCATCTTGCACGAGTTCGGCCACACCCTGAACCTCATGCACTACGGCCCACACGTCGCCGGCAACACCGCGCCGCGCGAGGACGATCTGGACTGGTACAACTCCGTGATGAGCTACGCCCACCAGTTCACCCTGCCCAACTACGCCGAGCGCGAGTCCAACAAGGACGGCAAGCACATCCCGGCCGACTGGGCGAACCTCAACTTCGCCGGCGCGAACGTGGGCAAGGGCAGTGTCAGTGTCGGCGTCGGCGAGGAACAGAAGCGTGACGACAACACCGCTCCCGACAAAGCTCCCGATGTCATCGGCGAAATCGATGTGGACACCCTCGTGGAAAACGCCGCGAAGGACAACGACCGCAAGGCCGGCTTCGAGGTGGAGAAGACGCTCAACGGCGACAACGGCGTGGTCACGCGCCTCGGCGACGACAACATTCTGCGCGCCAAGATCTCCAACCTCGGCTCCGTGCCGGAGACCTACAAGGTGAGCGTGAACTACGGCACCGGAGTGTTCCAGGACACCTACCAGTTGGCACCTGCCGGCCAGGCGGGTAATACCCGCAAGGTCAACATCCAGCTCGACCGCGCCGCGTTCATCGACACCCCCGTCGTGCCGGTGAGCGTGGTGGTGACCAACAGCCGCGGCGAGGAAGTGTTCACCGAGACCTACAGGGTTTCGGCGCTGAACTACACCGACGAGGAAATGGAAAAGGTCCTCCACGAGGTGCTCGCCTCCGATGCCGACGAGTACGTCAAGGATCTCGCCCGCAAGAAGCTCAAGCCGAAGCAGCGCACCGGCAAGACCACCACCGCCGGCGCGGCCGCGCCGGTTGAGGCGCAGGGCAGCTCCGCGACCCCGCTCGCGGTGGTCCTCGGCGTGCTGCTGGCGCTCGGTGGCATCGGTGCCGCGGCCTACGGCTGGGCGCTCAACCAGGGGTTGATCTAGCCGGCCTGCTCCTTGATGAACCGTTCGAGGTAGTCCATTGATTGCGCGATCGCGTGGTCGGTGCTCACTGCCTCCACCGACGGCAGCATCTCGGAGCGGAACTGCGGGCCCAGGTTGGTAAACGGGCTCACCGGCTTGCCCGGCGATCCAATCGGTGGGGCGTTGGTTACCCTGTCCACGATTTCGGTGAGTTTGCGCAGCACCATCTTCTTCTGCGCCCGGTTAAACGTCGGCGGCGCGAACGGGTTGTCCTCTAACAGCACGTGGGCTTTGATGCGCCCCTCGCGCGGATCGAAGGCGAACACCGCGACTGGGAACGCGAAGTCGGATTTCATGTTGGGTCGAAACTCAATGCAGAAGGTGACGTACCAGGCGTTGTCCTGCGAGTTCCCCACCATCATCGCCGTGGCTGTGGTGAGGTCTTCGGCCGTAAACGGTGTACCCGTGCGCAGCGCGTACGCGGGATCCTGGGTTTGCGTCACGCTGATGGTGCCGTCTTCGTGTGCAACAAGGACGCGCTGGAGTTCCGCGGCCGCGTTCGCCGCATCCTCCAGCGTGTACCAGGCCGGCGCGCCGACTGCGCCCGGTTGCATCAGCGCGATGTCGACTTCGTCGTTGTCCGTGTCATGCACGATCACGGCGACGCGGATGCCGTGATCGATGATGTAGTCGTCGTCAATATGCCACGCGATGTCCTCGAAGGTGAGGTCATCCTCGTCGTAGCAGTAGTCGCAGACCAGCTCGTGTACTTCGTCGTCGTAGCTGTCCAAATAAAAGAGCTCGTAGGCAGTGAAAGTCATGAAAAATCCCCCAAGGTATCGGACGGAAGCCCCCTCGCTTCCGCGTACCTGCGACCCTAGCCAGTCACTTTCACCAGCACCAGAGCAACCGTGCACAACATAATGTGCACGCCGGATGGAACCGGACTTACACTCGGCGGCCATGGACGAGCAAGCGAAACTTGAGCGGGTCTTCGCCTACCCGTTTGGCGACATCTACTCGAACTACGTGGCCAAGGTGGAGCGCAAAGGCCGCACCAGGGAGGATCTCGACGACGTGCTGGGCTGGTTTACCGGCTACACCCCGGACGAGCTGCACGCCGCCGCCGATTCAAGCGAATCGCTGCGTGACTTCTTCGACGGCCTCGCGCTCAACCCGAACTCGGATTTCATTACCGGCAAGGTGTGCGGCGTGCGCGTGGAGGAGGTCGACGACGACCTCATGCGCAAAATCCGCCAGATGGACTTGCTTGTCGACGAACTCGCGCGCGGCAAGAACATCGACAACATCAAGCGCGGCTAGCGCATATCCCGCAAGACCTCGAACGCACGTCGCACCAGCGCCCGGCCGTCCTCGGGGTCGCGCGGCTGCGGCAGGGCCAGGTACGCCTTGACGGCGGTCGCCCCGGCCATGCCGTAGGCGCTAAGTAGCACTTCGGCGTCGAAACGCGTCGCGCCCGGGGTGCGCCGCCGCAAACTGGCGACGAGCGGCGCGGCCAGCTCGTTCATCGCCTCCTCGGTGGGCGGCGTTTTCGCCTCTTGTCTAGCTCGGTCTCCTAAAAGAACCAGCGTGGACGCGGAATATAGGTCAAAGCCGTCCTCGTTGAGTGCGTCGATGATGATGGCCTCCATCACCTCCGCCGACGAGATTTCCGTAGGCATTGCATCGATCTGGTCGGCGATGGTGGCAAAGACCTTGCGTAGAAACTCCACAAGTGCCTCGTCGATATCCGCGAAGTAGTTGTGGAACGTCCGCGCGGACACGCCAGCGCGCTCCGACACCCGCGCGACGGTGGCAGCGTCCTCGCCTTCCTCCAGCAGGAGTGCGGCGGCTGCCTCCGAGATGGCGCGGCGAGTCGCCGCCTTCTTTTCCTCGCGCAGGCTCATGGCTACACCGTAGCGGGGGCCGCCTCGTGCGACGGCTCCTGGTGCAGCTTTTCGCCCTCGATGTCCAGGTTCGGCAGGGCCTTGTCCAGCCAGCGCGGAATCTTCCACGCGCGGTCGCCGAGCAAGTACATCGTGGCCGGGATCAGCGTTATGCGCACCACGAACGCGTCAATGAGCACACCCGCGGCCAGCGCGAAGCCCATGGCCTTGATGAAGGGCTCGTCGATAAGCATGAAGGCTGCGAACACCGAGATCATGATCAGCGCGGCCGCCGTGACCACGCGCGCGCCGTGTTTGAACCCGTTGGCCACGGCGTTGCCGGCGGTCTTGCCGCGGGAGACGTAGCCTTCGCGCATTCGGGTGACCAGGAACACCTGGTAGTCCATGGCCAACCCGAAGGTCAAGCCGATGAGCATGATCGGCAGGAACGACAGCAGTGGCTGGGGGTCGTCGATGAGTCCGAACATGCCCTCCTGGAAGATCGCGACGGTCACGCCGAAGGTCGCGGCCATGGAGAGCCCGAACCCGAGCGCCGCGATGAGCGGGACCCACAGGGAGCGGAACACGAGCATCAGCACGATAAACGCCAGGCCCAGGACGATGGCGATGTAGGGCACGAGGACGTCGGAGAGCATCTGCGAGATATCGTCGAAAATCGGCGTGATGCCGGTGATGCCGAACGTGGCGCCGGTTTCGTCCTCGAACGGCTGCTTGAACTCGCGCAGACGCTCCATCGTGTCGGTCGTTTCCTGATCGGTCGCGCCCGAGTTCGGGGTGATCAGGATCTGGGCAGCGTCGAAGTTGTCGGTGGTCTGCACGATCTGCGCGTTGACCACCCCGTCGGTGCCCGCGAAGTCCTGCAGCAGCGTCTGGTACGCGCCCATGCGGTCCTGTTCCGCAACATCTGCGGTGTCCACGTACGCGATCATCGGGGCATTGCGGCCGGGGCCGAACGCGTCGTTGACCATCTCGTACGCCTCACGCTGCGGGGAGCCGAGTTTCGCGGTGCCGTCGGTTGGCATGGCCAGGCGCAGGTTCGCGGCGGGGATGGCGAGGATGCCGAGCAAGACCACGCCGGCGAGGAGGTTCAGCCACGGGCGCTTGCGAATCTGGCGGGCCCACAACAGGCCCATCGTCGGCTTCTCGTCTTCCGGATCCGGCACCTTCGGGCCGGGGATGCGGATCGCGAACGCGCGCGTGCCCAGCAGGCCGAGCAGCGACGGCAGGAACGTCAAAGCGACAAGCACTGCGATAGCGACGGTTGCTGCGGCAGCTAGCGCCATCGTGGTCAGGAACGGGATACGGATGATCGACAGCGCGGCCAACGCGATGAGCACCGTGGTGCCGGCGAAAACAACCGATCCACCCGCGGTGCCGAGCGCCATGCCCATTGCGTGGGCGCGCTGGTCCTTGTCCATCTTCTTCAGTGCCTGAGCGAGCTCCTTCGGCGACAAATCGTTCAGCCCCGAGGAGGAGATGAGCTCATTGCGGAAGCGGGCGACGATAAACAGCGAGTAGTCGATGCCGACCGCGAGTCCGATCATGGACGCCAACATCGGGGTCATATCCGAGATCGAGTCGGTCAGCAGGGTGCCCAGTTGGACACCGAGGATGCCCACGCCGACGCCGACGACCGCAGCAATCAGGGGCAGACCGGCTGCGACAAGGGAACCGAAGGTCACCAGCAGCACGATCGCCGCGACAGCCATGCCGATCAGCTCTGCTGTGCCGTCCATTTCACCGGCGCCGCTAAACGCGTTGCCGCTGTACTTCACCGTGAGGTCGGTGTCGTCGTAACGCTCAAGGATGTTTTCTACCTCGTCGAGCGTTTCAGCAGGAATATCCATGACCGTCTCATCGGTGAACGTCACGCTCACGGTGCCGGTCGTCTTGTCGGAGCTCAGCGGGGAGAGCGCGGCCAAGTCCGCGTCAATCTGCTCCTGCGGCATGCCCTGGGCGGCTTTCGCTTCGCCCATCTGCTTCGCCATGCCGCCGGCAGCGAGGACAGGGTTGACGATCGCTTCGGGTTCGCGGAAGTCGCCGGTCGCCTTGAGCTCGTCGAGCATCTCGTCGACCTGGGCCATCACGTCGGGGTCCTGCAGAGTTTTGCCCTCAGGAGCTTGGATGACGACGGTGCCGGACGGCATGCTCATCGCGTCGTCGTCGACGCCAAAGCGTTCGTTCATCTCCTCCTGCGTGACGGTGGAATCCATGTCTGGCATGGAAAATGTCGGGCTTGGAGATTTTGCGAAGTTCACGGCGCCGAAGCCCAGGGCGCCCAGGAGGATGAGCCACACGGCTAAGAATGGCCAGATTTTTCGGTAAGACCAGCTGCCTAGCTGGTAGAGGAATCGAGACATGTTGCACACTGTATGCAAACTTGCGCAGTGTGTGCAAAATCAGTCCCAGCCGGTGTCGCGTGTTTGCCGTTTGTTCAGGTGGTAGCCCAGGTGGGGGATAACGAAGTTGAGGTAGCCGCGGCGGGGCGAATAGATCAACTCCCGGTCGATGAGGCGCTGCCTAGCCATGGAGACCTGCTGGGCCGTCTTTCCCAAGCGCTTCGCCACCGCCGCGCTGGGGATCGCATCTTGGTCGGTCTGCACTTCCGCCATCGCGGCGAGGTAGTCCTGCTCGCTTTGGGGGACATGGACCAGCGCGGGCTCGTGCACCAACGATCCGAGCGTGTCCAGCACGTCTGGCGTCACCGCTTCGAGGTGCTCCGCGGTGACCGTTCCGCCATCGCCGGAGGCCTGTTCAAACAGGTGGTAGCCGAGAAGCTGGACCAGGAACGGGTAGCCGCGGGTGGTTGCAGCTGCGCGATCGAGCACCGGGCCTGAAAAGTCGACCGACCCTTCCCGCGCAGTGTTCTCGAGCACTGAAGCGGTGTCCTGCGGCGACATCGGTGCGAGCGTGACATGCTGCGCTCGGCGCAGGAACGTGGTCCCCGGGTGCTGGAGGAGGGCGGCCACACCGTCAGGTAACCCGGCAGCGGCAAAGGCGATATCTCGTCCATCGCGGCGCAGATCCTGCACCGCGGCGGTCAACTCCCAGAGCTGCTTCGGATTGACGCTTTGCACCTCGTCCAGGGTGATGAGTGTGCCTGAGCCGTCGGGGAGTTCGTCGCAAAGCTTGTTGAGCGACGAAATGAGCGACGGCGTTGAATCGCCACCCGCAGACTCCGTCCGGAACCCGCCGACGCCTGAGATGCTCAGGCTGGTGATCCTGCGCTTGTCCGGATCCTGCTGGCGCACGGTGTGCAGCGCTTCCGGAATGGCGGTGTTTACCAGTGGGGTGACAAGGTCGTACGGCTGAGCGCGCAGCACGACCCAGCCGAGCCGTGCTGCAGCGTCCTCGAGTTCGTTGAGCGTCACCGTCTTGCCGATCCCACGGGGACCCGAGATGAGCAACGCGCGTCGCGGGTCGCCGGCCCCCGACTCTAGGCCGGCGCCAAAAGCGTGGATAAAATCGCCGTCGCCGCCGAGGATGAGTGGTGAGACGCCGAATGTGGGGATGAACGGATTGCGCACGTGATCCTCCTGGAGTGTTTATATTCTTTATACTCTTTATAGTTTGGATCGGCAGCGGAACGATCGTTCTGTTTTGGCGTGTTTCGGTGGAAGGGTCGGGGGTCGACTGCGAAATCGGAGCGATCGTTCTGTTTTGGTCCGAAATGGGCTAGAGTGAAACGCATTAGCAAACAAAACGGAACGATCGTTCCGTTGGGGAGGAGGTGCTCGGTATGGACGTGGCGGCACTCGGCGAGGTCATCAGGGCGAACCGCAAAGCGAAGAGGCTCACCCAACAGGACCTCGCAGACCTATCCGGAGTTTCAGACCGGTTCCTCCGTGAGCTGGAAAAAGGGAAACCGTCGGCTGAGATCGGCAAAGTAATGGACGTATTGTCCACTCTCGGATTCGAACTTGAACCGATCCTTCGCCGGAGTGACCTGACATGATTGCAGCGGATGTCTACCTCAAGGGCGAGCTCGTAGGTTACATACATAAGACTGAGCAAGGCACCGTCGAGTTTTCTTACCTCGAAACGGCAACCAGTCCGGTTGCAACAACGCTGCCACTACACGGTGGTCCGTACGTTGGCGCTGCGGGCGCGCTGCCTCCGTTTTTCACCAATCTGCTGCCGGAGGGGAGGAGGCTGTCCGCTCTGAAACGTCGCGTGAAAGCATCGCTCGATGACGACCTCTCGCTGCTTCTGGCAGTCGGCTCCGACACAATCGGCGATGTCCAAGTCGTGCCCCATGGCAAAGAGCCCGACCGTTCGCCCGCGATGATCAACCTTGATAGCGAGCTCGATTTCACAAGCGCGCTCACCGACGCGGGAATTGTCGACCCTGTGGCAGTCCCAGGGGTGCAGGATAAGGCATCGGCTCGCACTATCGCCGCACCCGTTGCGGGAGCCGGAAGTGAGTTCATTCTCAAGGTTTCTCCGCCCGAATATCCGTGGCTTGTCGAAAATGAGGCCGCTTGCTTCCAAATCGCCCGGAGCGCAGGATTCCCCCTCACGGAAACTCGGTTACTTCACGATGTGCACGGCCGTTCCGGACTACTCGTCACGCGCTTTGATCGGCAGGGGAAGCAACGCTTTCATGTTGAGGATGCCGCCCAGGTCATGGGGCTGTATCCGGGGTCGAAGTGCGACCCCGCGATGGAAGATGTCGCCGCCTCGATGATGAAGGTGAGTACGGCCCCAGTGCTCACCGCACGTTCTCTCGCCTTTCAAGTAGCGTTGGCGTGGCTCACGGGAAATGGTGATCTGCACGCGAAAAATTTCTCGCTCATCTGGCGCAACGGGGTAGTGGAGCCTGCGCCGATTTACGACATTCCCTCGACCATTCCATACGGTGACACCACCATGGCGCTGTCCGTGCAAGGAAGAAAAGACAACATCAGCGCGAAGATGTTTAAAGCGTTCTGCGAGGAAATGGGGCTGCCATCAAGGGCTGCAGAGCGCGTGATGGAGCTGGCCCTGTCTACGACCGATGGCGCGGTGGAGCGAATCCTGGACGCCACTCAGTTTGATCCGCGCCGGGTTCGCGACCTCCGGCGAATCCTCGAACGGCGGCGTCGACTCTGGCTAGGTCAGTAGCGAAATGCCGCGCACGATCGAGTCCCACAGCCCGATCACCGAGTAGCTCAGGTCGCGCAGCGAGTCCTGCCACGAGCCGGGCAGGAAGTTGTTTGTGATGTCGGTGGTGAGGAGGATCCGCAGATCCTCCGCGCCGTGGTGCATGTTGTAGGTCAACTGCGAGCTCAGATCCATGCCCGCAATGCTACGCTTCCACTACACCAAGATCAGACCGAGGTGGAGTGACGAAAATTCGTGCTCGCCCGGCCCTTCCGGCAGAGCCGCCAATTCCTCAGCGGTGTCAGGTGTGACGGGGATGAGCCACCCGTGGTTCGGATCGAGCACCGGCACGGCGGTGCGCTTGACCGGAACGAAGGTGACGGGGCGCCGGGTGGCGTGGGTGAGGGTGACGGGGTCGTCGATACGCGAAAGCTCCGTGAGTGCGAAAGCGTTGGTGGTGACGATAACCAGTTTCTCGTCCGTGTCCGGCGAAAGGTTCGCGGTGTGCACGTCAAGCGTGTCGACGACCACCTCAACCACCTGGTCCGGCACCTCCGTCAACCGGGGCTGATTGAAGCCGAACAGTTGCCGCGCGCGCTCAAGGATGCCCATGTCGGCCCAGTATATGGTGGCCGTATGGCAGATTCGTACCGCGCCGACCTGGTGATGGAGTACGGCACCGGCGAACTTGTGGTGCCACCCCATGACTACGAGACCCCGCTCAAGCGCGGCAACCGGCTCACCCGGCCCGGGTGGAAGTCGGTGTTTCGGCGCGTAGTCACCGACTTTTCCAACGACGCGATGGTGGACCGCGCCGCCACACTGACCTACTACACGCTGCTGTCGATGGCGCCGATGCTGCTCGCCGCCTACTCGATTTTCAGCCTGCTCATGCCGCGTGGCGACGACATGGCGGACTCGCTCATGGCCGACCTCGTCGCCCTGTACGTCCCGGCGGAGTTGCAGGCCGATGCGATGCGGTTGTTGTCGACGATTGTGGGAACGCCGTCGCAAAGCACGATTGCTCTGGTGGTCTCCGTGATCATCTCGCTGCTATCAGCGTCGGGGTATGTCCGCTCGTTTTCCCGGAACGCGAATCTGATCTACGGGCGGGTGGAGGGCCGCCCGATCGCGGTGACGTGGCTGACGATGTGGCTGATCACCGTGGTCATGGTCATCGGTGCGGTGGTGATCATCTTGGGCGCGCTGCTAACGGACTCCATCGTCAACGCCGTGTTCGGACCGATCGCCCGGCCGCTGCAACTTGAGGAGGAGCTCGACTACATGACGTCGATGTTCCTGCCGGTGTGGGACTACCTGCGCGGGCCCGTCATCGCGGTGACATCCATCGCGCTGGTGTCGCTGCTGTATTACTTTGCACCGAACGTGAAACCGGGACGCTTCCGCGTGCTCACCCTCGGCTCCGCATCTGCGCTGCTGGTCATTGGCCTGCTGTGGGTCGGGTTTTCCTGGTACCTCAAACTCGTCGGCATCCGCAGCACCTACGGCGCGTTCGGCACCGTACTGGCGGTGCTGGCCCTGATCTGGCTGATGAACATCGTGCTGCTCGAAGGCGTGAAAATCGACGCCGAGGTGCTCCGGGCCAAAGAACTCCAAGACGGCCTGGATTCGCGACGCAACATCCAAGCCCCGCCGCGGTCCAACGCGGGTGCTGCGTGGCGGCTGCAGATGCGGCGCTGGACAGACCGCGCCGCCGACGAAATCTTGGACAGTCGTGCCGCAGACCGTGAGTAGGGTGGTGGCCATGACACTTATCGATCCGCGAAAGAAATACCCGTCCGACTTCCCCAAAGAACCCCGGCAGAAGAACCCGGGCCTCGATGTCAACATGACCACCGCGCCCGACCTCGGCGAGGAGAGCTACCAAGGCTCCGGCAAACTCGAAGGCCGCCGCGCGTTGATCACCGGCGGCGACTCCGGAATCGGCGCAGCCACCGCCATCGCGTTCGCTCGTGAAGGCGCCGACGTGGCCATCGCCTACCTGCCGGAGGAGCAGGAGGATGCGGATCGCATTATGAAGCTCATTGAAGATGCAGGCCGCAAGGCCGTCGCGATCCCCGGCGACTTAAAGGAACTCGACAACTGCATCGCCGCGGTGCAGCAGACCGTCGAGGGACTCGGCGGCATCGACATTCTGGTCAACAACGCTTCGCGCCAGGTGTGGAACGACGGCATCCTCAACATCTCCGACGACGACTTCGACGCCACCATGCGCACCAACATTTACTCCGCATTCCGTGTGACCAAGGAAGCGGTCAAGCACATGGAACCGGGCTCGTCCATCATCTTCACCACCTCCATCCAGGCCTACGACCCGTCGAAGGAACTGCTTGACTACGCCATCACTAAAGCGGCGTTTAACAACCTCGCCAAGGGGTTGTCCGGCGAGCTCCTCCCGTCGAAAGGCATCCGTGTCAACGCCGTCGCACCAGGGCCGATCTGGACCGTGATCCAGCCAGCCGAGGGACAGCCGGAGGAGGTCGTCGACAACTTCGCCCAGGGCTCCGACATCGGGCGACCTGGACAGTCGGCTGAGCTTGCCGGCGCGTACGTGTTCCTCGCCTCCGAGGACGCGTCATACATCTCCGGTGAGACGCTTGCGGTTACCGGTGGTGCGCTGACGCCGTAGCACTGAACACCGTCCAAACGCCGTTCGCCGCCATGAACGTGTGCGTAGGCTCGTGGGCATGATTGACGCCCGCGACACCGCCCTCATCTTTGAGGGCGGAGGCACCCGCAACTCCTACACCGCCCCCGTGGTGGAAAAGCTCATCGCGGAAGAGGTCCAGTTCGGCTGGGTCGGCGGCATTTCCGCTGGCTCGGTCCACGCGCTGAACTTCGCCTCCCGCGACACGTGGCGCTCTGAAAACGCGTTCACGGAGTTTGTGGGCAACCCCAAGTTCGGCGGCTGGCGCTCTGTGGTGCGAGGCAAGGGCCTGATCAACGGCGAATGGGCGTACGAGCAATCCGAGGACGTCCTGCCGTTCGACTTTGACTCGTTTGCCCGGACCACCGAGGAGGTCCACGTCGAGGCGGTGCGCGCCGACACGGGGGAGACGGTGGCGTTTAACCGGGACGACCTGCGCACTTTGGAGGACGTCGCCCTCGCCGCGCGGACGTCGTCGACGCTGCCGATCCTAATGAAGATGCGCGAGATCGACGGCGTGCCCTACGTCGACGGCGCGCTGGGTACCTCGGGCGGTTTGCTTATCGACGCCGCCCGCGCCGCCGGCTACACCCGTTTTGTCGCCGTGCTTACCCGCCCGCGCGACTACGTCAAGGGGCCGCAAAAGCGCGAGCGAGCCGTGCGCCGCATCATGCGCAACACGCCGAAAGTCGCAGACGCCATGGTTGCTCGGCCGGCCATTTACAACGCTGCGAAGCAGTCGCTTATCGACGAAGCTGCCGCCGGCAACGCCTACATCTTCTTCCCCGACGCGATGGGGGTGGAGTCCACCGAGCTCGACGCGGAGAAGCTGCGGGCGAACTACGCGGCCGGCCAGTCGCAGGTGGAGCGCGACTGGCCCGCGATGCACGAGTTCCTCACCCGCGACAGGTAGCGCTAGTCCGCGATGAGCGGCTCGATGGTGAGCTCGGGGTGCTCCTTTTCCACGAACGCCAGTTTCCACTTATCGCCGAACAGGGCGATGATCTCGCCGTCGGTGCGGGTGAAAATCTCGACTCCGCGCTGGCGGCCTAGCTCCGGCGCGGATTCGGCGTCGGTGCGCCGGGCCACAGAGTAGGGGACCGGCTCGGTGACGGTTTCCACGTTGTATTCGTTTTCCATGCGCGCCTGCATGACCTCGAACTGCATCGGGCCGACGGCGGCCATGACGGGGGCGGCGTCGCCGCGGGCGTCGTTACGCAGAATCTGCACCACGCCCTCGGCGTCCAACTGGTCGAGCGCCTTGCGGAACTGCTTGTACTTGCCTAGGGACTTCGCGCGCAGCGTGCGGAAGTGCTCCGGGGCGAACTGCGGCATCGGCGGGAACTGCACCTGGCGCCCGGCATAGATGGTGTCGCCCGGCGCCAGTGCACCGGCGTTGACCAGGCCGATGATGTCGCCTGGGAACGCCGTTTCTACGGTGTCGCGGTTGCGGCCGAAGACGGTCAGGGCGTACTTCGTGGAAAAGCTGCGGCCCGATTGCGCGTGCGTGACCTGCATGCCGCGGTCAAACTCGCCGGAGACCACGCGCATGAACGCCAACGTATCGCGGTGGTTTTTGTCCATGCCGGCCTGCACCTTGAACACCACGCCGGAGAAGTCGTCGCCGACCTCGCGTTCGGTGTCCATCGCGGAGGTAGAGGCCTCTACCGCCTTCGGGTCCGAGGCGCGCCCCTCCGGCGCCGGCGCGATGGCGCACAGCGTGTCTAGGATCTGGTGCACGCCGAAGTTGAGCATCGCGGAGGCGAAAATGATCGGGGAGGTCACACACTGCTCGAACAGTTGCTGGTCGTGCACGGCGCCGTCCTCGAGCAGCAGCTCGGCTTCCTCGAGTGCGGTGTCCCACACGTCGCCTTCCTTCGCGGCGGCCTCATCGACGGAGTAGTGCTCCTCCGGGGCGATGGTGGAGCCGCCGGCGGTGCGGGTGAAGTGCGTGTACCCGTCGACCTCGCCGTCGCGGGAGACGTGCGCGAGACCGCGGAAGTC
Above is a genomic segment from Corynebacterium lujinxingii containing:
- a CDS encoding DUF2200 family protein, whose product is MDEQAKLERVFAYPFGDIYSNYVAKVERKGRTREDLDDVLGWFTGYTPDELHAAADSSESLRDFFDGLALNPNSDFITGKVCGVRVEEVDDDLMRKIRQMDLLVDELARGKNIDNIKRG
- a CDS encoding TetR/AcrR family transcriptional regulator — translated: MSLREEKKAATRRAISEAAAALLLEEGEDAATVARVSERAGVSARTFHNYFADIDEALVEFLRKVFATIADQIDAMPTEISSAEVMEAIIIDALNEDGFDLYSASTLVLLGDRARQEAKTPPTEEAMNELAAPLVASLRRRTPGATRFDAEVLLSAYGMAGATAVKAYLALPQPRDPEDGRALVRRAFEVLRDMR
- a CDS encoding MMPL family transporter, with translation MSRFLYQLGSWSYRKIWPFLAVWLILLGALGFGAVNFAKSPSPTFSMPDMDSTVTQEEMNERFGVDDDAMSMPSGTVVIQAPEGKTLQDPDVMAQVDEMLDELKATGDFREPEAIVNPVLAAGGMAKQMGEAKAAQGMPQEQIDADLAALSPLSSDKTTGTVSVTFTDETVMDIPAETLDEVENILERYDDTDLTVKYSGNAFSGAGEMDGTAELIGMAVAAIVLLVTFGSLVAAGLPLIAAVVGVGVGILGVQLGTLLTDSISDMTPMLASMIGLAVGIDYSLFIVARFRNELISSSGLNDLSPKELAQALKKMDKDQRAHAMGMALGTAGGSVVFAGTTVLIALAALSIIRIPFLTTMALAAAATVAIAVLVALTFLPSLLGLLGTRAFAIRIPGPKVPDPEDEKPTMGLLWARQIRKRPWLNLLAGVVLLGILAIPAANLRLAMPTDGTAKLGSPQREAYEMVNDAFGPGRNAPMIAYVDTADVAEQDRMGAYQTLLQDFAGTDGVVNAQIVQTTDNFDAAQILITPNSGATDQETTDTMERLREFKQPFEDETGATFGITGITPIFDDISQMLSDVLVPYIAIVLGLAFIVLMLVFRSLWVPLIAALGFGLSMAATFGVTVAIFQEGMFGLIDDPQPLLSFLPIMLIGLTFGLAMDYQVFLVTRMREGYVSRGKTAGNAVANGFKHGARVVTAAALIMISVFAAFMLIDEPFIKAMGFALAAGVLIDAFVVRITLIPATMYLLGDRAWKIPRWLDKALPNLDIEGEKLHQEPSHEAAPATV
- a CDS encoding AAA family ATPase encodes the protein MRNPFIPTFGVSPLILGGDGDFIHAFGAGLESGAGDPRRALLISGPRGIGKTVTLNELEDAAARLGWVVLRAQPYDLVTPLVNTAIPEALHTVRQQDPDKRRITSLSISGVGGFRTESAGGDSTPSLISSLNKLCDELPDGSGTLITLDEVQSVNPKQLWELTAAVQDLRRDGRDIAFAAAGLPDGVAALLQHPGTTFLRRAQHVTLAPMSPQDTASVLENTAREGSVDFSGPVLDRAAATTRGYPFLVQLLGYHLFEQASGDGGTVTAEHLEAVTPDVLDTLGSLVHEPALVHVPQSEQDYLAAMAEVQTDQDAIPSAAVAKRLGKTAQQVSMARQRLIDRELIYSPRRGYLNFVIPHLGYHLNKRQTRDTGWD
- a CDS encoding helix-turn-helix transcriptional regulator, with protein sequence MDVAALGEVIRANRKAKRLTQQDLADLSGVSDRFLRELEKGKPSAEIGKVMDVLSTLGFELEPILRRSDLT
- a CDS encoding type II toxin-antitoxin system HipA family toxin codes for the protein MIAADVYLKGELVGYIHKTEQGTVEFSYLETATSPVATTLPLHGGPYVGAAGALPPFFTNLLPEGRRLSALKRRVKASLDDDLSLLLAVGSDTIGDVQVVPHGKEPDRSPAMINLDSELDFTSALTDAGIVDPVAVPGVQDKASARTIAAPVAGAGSEFILKVSPPEYPWLVENEAACFQIARSAGFPLTETRLLHDVHGRSGLLVTRFDRQGKQRFHVEDAAQVMGLYPGSKCDPAMEDVAASMMKVSTAPVLTARSLAFQVALAWLTGNGDLHAKNFSLIWRNGVVEPAPIYDIPSTIPYGDTTMALSVQGRKDNISAKMFKAFCEEMGLPSRAAERVMELALSTTDGAVERILDATQFDPRRVRDLRRILERRRRLWLGQ
- a CDS encoding YihY/virulence factor BrkB family protein; protein product: MADSYRADLVMEYGTGELVVPPHDYETPLKRGNRLTRPGWKSVFRRVVTDFSNDAMVDRAATLTYYTLLSMAPMLLAAYSIFSLLMPRGDDMADSLMADLVALYVPAELQADAMRLLSTIVGTPSQSTIALVVSVIISLLSASGYVRSFSRNANLIYGRVEGRPIAVTWLTMWLITVVMVIGAVVIILGALLTDSIVNAVFGPIARPLQLEEELDYMTSMFLPVWDYLRGPVIAVTSIALVSLLYYFAPNVKPGRFRVLTLGSASALLVIGLLWVGFSWYLKLVGIRSTYGAFGTVLAVLALIWLMNIVLLEGVKIDAEVLRAKELQDGLDSRRNIQAPPRSNAGAAWRLQMRRWTDRAADEILDSRAADRE